The DNA region GGTGCTCCACCATCAGCGGGTCCAGGGCCGCAGCCGTCAGGCGGTCCCACTCCAGGGTCTTGCGCGCCGCGGAAATCTCGCGATCCCGCGCCACGGCCTCGGGCCGGCCCAGGGCTACCTCGGCGGCCTGCGCGGCGATGCGCGAGGCCATGACGCCTTCGCGCACGTCGGCGGCGTCGGGCAGCGTCAGATGCTCGGCCGGAGTAACATAGCACAAAAAGTCGGCGCCGGACATGGCCGCGATGGATCCGCCGATAGCCGCGGTGATGTGGTCGTAGCCCGGAGCGGCGTCCGTGACCAGCGGGCCCAGCACGTACAGCGGCGCGTTGTCCACGATGCGCTTCATGGTGGCGATGTGCTCGGCCACGAGGTTCATGGGCACGTGGCCGGGACCCTCGATCATTACCTGGCAGCCGGCCTCGCGAGCCTGGCGGCCGGCGTCTGCCAACACGATGACCTCTTCCCACTGGGCGGCGTCGCCGGCGTCGGCTCCGGCGCCGGGCCGCATGCCGTCACCCAGGCTCAGGGTCACGTTGTGCTCGCGGCAGATCTCGATGACCTCGCCCCAATGGGTGAGCAGGGGGTTCTCTTCCTTGCGCCGGGCCATCCAGCGGGCGGTGATGGAGCCGCCGCGGGAGACTATGCCGAGCACGCGGCCGCCGGTCTCGGCCAGCTCTGCCGCGCGGCGGGTGACGCCCACGTGCAGAGTCATGAAGTCCACG from Oceanidesulfovibrio marinus includes:
- the thiC gene encoding phosphomethylpyrimidine synthase ThiC: MSLINKNSALNALLEASLGTVTTQENLDEATIRNGVDAGSMVLLGNPNHTNVRATLVGRPATIKVNANIGTSPMLNNTEREMKKLASAEEAGAHTIMDLSTAGDLDGIRTAMLTKSPLPMGTVPLYALAKKRMDADCDPTDFEHQEFLDEIESQAKQGVDFMTLHVGVTRRAAELAETGGRVLGIVSRGGSITARWMARRKEENPLLTHWGEVIEICREHNVTLSLGDGMRPGAGADAGDAAQWEEVIVLADAGRQAREAGCQVMIEGPGHVPMNLVAEHIATMKRIVDNAPLYVLGPLVTDAAPGYDHITAAIGGSIAAMSGADFLCYVTPAEHLTLPDAADVREGVMASRIAAQAAEVALGRPEAVARDREISAARKTLEWDRLTAAALDPLMVEHRRGEHKTEKECAMCGKFCAIRMLDGTL